In Spea bombifrons isolate aSpeBom1 chromosome 5, aSpeBom1.2.pri, whole genome shotgun sequence, the sequence cctgAATAAAAGGCCAATCTTccatcaaattttatgtttctattttcaAGGACAATATATGTTCCaagtgccagaatatgacattCTACCCTCTTGCGAAACACACATAGCTTGAGAGAAGAGTGTTATGGAGGCCACATTGGTAAAACACAGACCTCTATAGTGTAAATGGCCAGTTAACAACTAACAACGTTAAACTAATGTCTCCTACTACCCCATTGAGAAACAACACACTGAAAAGACAGATCATTCTAAAGAGCGATCTGCAACCGGTGCCACCGGCATCCTGTTGAAAACAGGATGTCACCCTAGGCCAAGCcataatatattattctatatgCAGTGTAGTATGTCATTCAGCTGTAGTTTGTGAGTGCAGGGcggtacccaaatgccacatgttttttttttattattattataaatattaaaaatggacaGCGCTAAATATATGTTAAAGCAAATATGCAAGTACTCAAtattttgataaaaataaatgtttttattacacataaatccataaacaaacaaataataagaaaaacattagTAGCGgttaagtaaataataataccaattgATATATAGACCATATACAATATCTTAACAAATTATTCAATACCTTAATGCCTTAATGTTGAAGCTTGTAGAGGGGGGAACACAAACCTTTACATATGTAAACAATGTTATCTTAAATGGAGTATAAATTTGAATAACTCACTTGAATAGGTATGGAGAAACAATAAGGACCTGGCTGGGAGAAACCTTAGTTCAAAAACCACATCTATGTCCAAATGCAACGCCTTTCAGTCTTCTCAAGCTGGCATGTATGACAATGAATACCATGAAGGGCAcatacaattaatgttttttttttttcgatgcCCTGTAAAGAAGTAGATTTCaatttctaaaatgaaaaaaagtacaaattgcATCAATACGTttgaatataaaatactttaaatatgaCATGCATTTTGTTATTTGTATCTAGGGCATAATATTAATACACTCAGGGTAAATATGAAACTCTTCAGATATGGGATATACATCCTGGACTACGGACAACCAATTTGTGAAATAGATGACCAAAGGTTTTCATTCTgtgggagaaaaaaaggagGTAATTACTATCTTGGCATAGTCtttcttatttcattttattgatatttGGGAGCAAACAAGACattagcattaaccccttcagcaccgggacgtacctggtacttcctggttactggtcaccggtagaccgggacgtaccaggtacgtctcctccaaaaaacgccccccacatcaccacgatcgcggtgatcgtggaggcgctgctgctactgtctgcccaggagtcctgggcagacagcacatcctctctaaacccgcccccaagcctacgatcactcccacggagtgattttgtaggcagaaacagcgattgcagaaagatctgcaatcgcggtttcagctgccacaggcagcttcagggaaggggggggtgttgaatgggtcctcacacaagtgtggggacctgacacaacaccccccagctgcctgatcgctccatgagagcgtcagtgccgcgttaaccccttcaatgccgcgatcgcggcattgaaggggttaattcccgttttgtagggggctctgctgctggtggtctgcctggaaacccaggcagaccagcaacagctaaaacgagcccccagaagtcctctgatcagtcctgtaggattgatcaaagagactcctcccctacaatctccagtctgttggagattgtgtcccagctgccagaggcagcttcagggacagggagacagggttctttggtctccacatgagtgtggagaccagccttcccaccctcacccttcctcagttaacccctagccccctcttcctcaattaaccccttcaatgctgcgattgtgtatgacccccatcgcagcattgcaagggttaatattagtccccacaagcttgtggggactaaataccagtcaatgctgtgcttcaatggagcatcagcattgaaagagttaaaaaatattaaaaaataataataataataaaaaattaaaaaaaaaatttaattaaaaaaaattaataaaataataataaaaaaaaaataacagcactgacctgaaagtccagggtgcttccaggtcaaatgctgggctgatcagatcgctcctggccaataggagtgatcggatcattatggcagcccacggatgaccctgctctacaaagagagaggggtcatctagggtaattatgaaaaaacacaaattattaataaatgaaataatcataattattacctgatcacttgtcggtgacattttaagtcgctgattattgatcggtctccctgattgatgtcagcggcctaaacctgtcacttacaagcaatctgataaaaaaaatataaaaaaaaatgtaaatgcacatgttccagttttgccctcatagcttcctcaaataatgcatgaaccatgcatgtgaggtcttgttggaatcaggggatcttggtgaacaaaatgtggtgctttcttccactgttgcacttatggtgtgcaagaaattcagtgcaacattgaaatgtatgcgttaaaaaagcagtaaaataatttccctgtgaagtttggcagacatcagtgaagaaatggctagctgaaaactgtcaaaactaccctagttgaacaccttgacttgtctactgttcataaatatatacttttatggggtaatttacattggggggcttccaaaatctcccaaatgggatatgggcccaggaaaccaatttctgaaaattccaaatttgaaaactaaaatgcacatgttccagttttgccctcatagcttcctcaaaaattgcatgaaccatgcatgtgaggccttgttggaaccgggggatgttggtgaacacaatttggtgtttttttctgcagttgcacatattctatacaaaatataatataaaatctaaagcaacattgcatcatatgcaaaaaaaacaaaaaaatataaaaatacctcaaaatttggcagcaattggcgataaaatccctgtttgaaaagtgtcaaaatgaccctagttgtacaccttgacttatctactgttcataaacatataattttggggggataatcagtatctgtgacaactattgcagttattagactaccatgccaaatttgaaaaaaattacatttcaaaaacgtaatgcatgccttgcaatattttcccctatactggtcaaaatagataaaaatcctggccatgttgggtggtttccaaatcaggacaacttaatgaatatatttgggataattttttcccattggttcaatgtgtgtacaatttgtatgtatacaaaactgttaaaaaatgcgtttttttcattttttccccactttttccagtttatttcaaataaaacaatgtactacccagcttaatatggtttcaaatgaaagccctacttgtgctgaaaaaaacaatatatgatttgtgtgggtgcaccacttgataagagaaaaattacagttgaagaaagacatggcaaaaacacaaaaacggctccggtcctttagcgacaccctagcttaaaaatcccggtcctgaaggggttaagagtcatttacaggatttatatacatacactatatggacaaaagttttgggacaaccctcttaattattgaattcaggtgtttcaatcaaacccattgccacaggtatataaaatataatccaACCTTACCTAAAGTCTCACTGCAAAACTTATTAAAAATTGCCTTTCTTTTAGAATGAAAGGAAAATCACTATCCAAGGGTACCTAAAACAGCCTTTAAGCCTAAAGGGCTAGTGCCAGTAAAATTGGCTCTTGGCGTGACACTGGTTATCAATAAGTTATATTGAACAGTGCAAAATTATTCCTACTCATCTAGTTGCTTAGTTGCTTAGGTAAAACCAATTATATGTAAAATTTTGCTTATAAGGACATATGTAAGCAATTGCTTCTGTGACTCTCCTTAACTGGGCCTTTTGCAgataatttagctttaaaaggCCATTAAACCCATAATGAGCTCTTTGGTTTGAAAGCAATGCAATGACATACTGCGTTATTCAATtacttagttacccaagtctatcTTATTATAGAGATATAGTGGAACGAAACAGCAATACCCCAGTTTGAATAATAGCTCAGGCATCAAGGAATCAAGGCAGCTTATGAAGTTTCATTGTGATCAAACAGGAAATAATCATGATGTGGGATAAAGCATAAATGGTTGCATTGTTATGTGTCCCACAGAATGATTGTTATCAAGCTATAGAATTTAAGGATGTCAGGTTTTTTTACCCTCCTGGTTTGCGAGTGCTTGTGAGTTGGCAAAAATGGGTGTCGGTATGGGATGGGAGGgtgaaaaatgtctaaaaaccCTTAAAAGAGGCACAGACCTAAAGCCCTGCTTCGCCTTTACTCCACCCCATTCCAAGTGGGGTAGGGGGTTTAAAGCTTAAGAAATTCCCCTTGGGGGCATCTGTGCTATTTTCTTAATCATAATGACTGTGTGCCTTTTGCACATAGGCTCTGCATGAAATTTTGTTTTCTCTACCTTACTATACTAAACCTTACTTGTGAACATTCCTAGTATAGTAAAATTAGATATTAAAGCAATGTCAGAAGCTTTATATAGTGCTAAAGTGTGAGCGTGTTAATTAAAATATCTATGTAAAAAGAAGAGTGAAGAAGTAATTAAATGTGTTGGATTATCTAAAAAAGCCAATTCAATTAAAACACAGAGGATTTACTCAAGTATAATGAGAAGAAAGACATTTTCTCTTATGAAGGAAGCTCATTATTATTTTCCGAGTTAATTTTCGGGTAAATGATGCACACTAAATGACTATCACATACTTACAAAACTACAAACCAACGCTATGGAATACATTAATGGAAATCACTaattatacatgtatgtatatatatacaaatatgaaCATTCATACATAATTGCGTACAAAAACAGTGACCACCACAATATTATTTACTGCCTATGGCTATGCTTAAAAGATCTGTAAGTGAGTATATTTATTCCAGTGACTGTGATAGTCCCAGCTGTCTTTGTATACATTGAAAACAGCATGTGATAAACAGAATAAAGACCAGTGGAATATTTCAGTAGCATGATTTATGTAATTCAGTAATGTATGTAATTGCTGAGAAGCCATGGGGAATTTTCAGGTAGTGAAGGGCAGCTTGATCAATCTAGACTGACAAAGTCTCAATGTCTCACTAAACAACATGTTTTTGTACACAAACAAGTTGCTGTTTCAGTGCTGTGACGTAGCTTCAGTGACATCTTACATATTTATTGCTATTGGCTCGAATCAAACCCCCTCCCTGCTAGCAGCCTTGTGCTAAAAGAGTCAGCCATTGGTGGCTGGACCAATGAGTTCAGGAAATTACAATGTCACAAGTTCAAACATCCCTTTCCCACATTTGAACATCTACTCTGTTGGTTCACTTACCTTCCGCTGTTATTTAAATCTGGAATAGTGGAGGTTCTTGTGTTTGAATCTTACAGAAAGTATAGCTCTGTCCTTTTCTTTCATGTATTAAAGTACATACCTGCCTTCTTTCTCTTAGAATTTGTTTACATTGATCATCCATTTTCCATTCCATTGAAAAGCTTACCAAAGGTAAGTACATATATATCTCTTTGATTATATGCAGTCTGACCATGTGGCACATTGTTTATTAGTAAACATTGCTAAGATATAATGTGTTTCTATTGTAttccttaaaaatataattattagaagaattttaaaaaaatctaatttcaaattaatttgacctgtattcaataaaaaataataaaaagtgtatattttcAGGCTATTAGTGCTATTATTCAGGCTATCAAACACGTATCAGTGGCAAAATCggctaaaaaagtaaaatacctACTATACTTTACGGTCAATTGACTTTATAAATCTAGCTTATACTATATCACTAGAAAActagaaaaatatacaaatattatgtTGTTGCcttgggcagggagtggggatTTAGCCAATTTTCCTCCCACTACATCCTCTGAAATCAAACCAAGCCACAAAACAGTAGTAGAATGTATGAcagattataaaataattaaaatgttttactcacAACACAAAATGAATATAGAAGGACATCTATGTTATCTCGCTAATTCTGCAACAGCTAgaatccatttttttatatatataactgctggCGATAGGCAGCTAGAGCTGATACTCTGATCATCTACAGGTGTGGGAACCCTAGCTAGAGTACAGAAAGATAAGAAGTCTCTTACCTGACACAGAACAGGATTCTTGTGGTGAATTGGATGTGGTCAGTCCCTGCGACTAGAGGGTTCCACTCCAACCAGGATCTGATAATAGTGAAGTCAGACAGCTGAAATGTACAATTATGATTTGGTGAAACGCAACTAAGTAAACCAATCACAAGCTAAGTTTTAGCATGTATAGTCCAAGGGAATGTGTTTTCTAGAGACTATAGGCAGATGCCTAGGAATTATATCACGTATTACTTTTATACTGAATCTTTGCACTAATTTTAGGCTAACCCCTGTGCTAGAGAATATATTATTGAGGTGCAACAGTTCAGTTCATATAAAATCCAGCTTTGTGgtaagatatgccttataaagTAGAGATATgttcaaacatatttttatttattttttcccagggAGAATACCTAATTGAAATGGAGCTGTTTGGCGaagataaaaacatttcttgtGTAAACCTGACATTACTTGCCACTTAAGTAGTTATGTGACATTATGTGAATTAGCGAAAGACTTTGTAGCAGTAGACAAAAATGCAACTTGCAGATTCACTAATGCCAACTCACACATCTCACATACTCTCAACTGCAGGACAGTCAAATTCATGCAAGTTGAAAAAGCAAGCAATTTGCAGATTTATTAACCCGTACATTGTAATTTAGTTGGGGGTATATGCTCCAGGAAAGCCTCCTCACAGACCCCCCTCGTTCCCATCATATCTTCAGTGGGATGGTAGGTTACAATGAATTAACAAAACCCTTGGAGGGAATCTATGTCCCCCACAACCTGTTCATTGAGGTGAGAGGGGtcaaatatcttaaaaatgCTTTGGAGAGGCACGAACCCTGTCCTGCTCACCTCTTTGACACTTAGGGTGGGCAAAACCTGTGGTGTGAAATGATATGCTGGATTGGCCCTAAAACTACTCAGGGCATTGAACTTTAGGCTACCCAGTATCTGTACTGGGTAGCCTAGCGCTCAATGCCCTTTAGGCCAGGGATCCAGAAAGGAAATGTTGGTGAGTAtggaaagggtaaaaaaaaaacaaaataataagaagGATGCtgcttcaaaaaaataaaaaatgataaaaaataaaatgaaaattaccCTCTTCCATGACCACAGGCAGCACAAAAAAGCATGTACAGTCCTGTGTACCAGTTACTATGTCTGCTTTACTTAATAACTAGAGACTATGCTCATAACACATAATCAGTTAGGTCAGAGATGTGTGTGTCGGAAATTATAGAGACCTTTTTGGTGGCCTTTTGCTAGCTTTAAGATGAAGCCCTTCAGAGAATCAAAACTTTTAAGAtgtaaaaaattacatttataaattcaataaacaccgaaaaaaaatgttcttttaatgCAATCACAAACAATtggacacagaaaaaaaaatccatatgtCCAATTAAATTATGGAATAACAGCATCCTCTGGTTAGAAAATAGGTTTGCCTGTTTATTTAGTCACGCTCTGCTTACAGAGTCCATGTTTGATACAGTTCAgtattatttgtttaatgtcTACACAGCTGTTACAGATAAGCAAAGAAAACCCACTCATGTTCCTATGACTACAGATTAGTAGTGATGTTGGGAACAGTGCTACCTTTTGCTAGAATATGGACTCCCATCAAGCAAAAAGTGCCTTACACACAATGGACTGGCACTGATTTAAATTCAGTTTTCCAATCTCTTGTTTTAGATATTAACCATTAAGCATTACTTGAAATTGGTATTTTATAAACCTGCTCATTCTTTGTTATTCTTTTCAAAATGCATCTCTGTAGACTGTGCCATTTCAGTTGACACACTGATTACTATTGTCTGCAAAAAGGTTTGGGATCCTGTAATCACATGCATTGGCTTTGTGACTGGGTGTTGCTGAGATGCTTCTGCCCGGGACACAGCAACAATATTAGAACATTATAGATTTGCTCTCATATCGTTTCTTAATTTGATACAttagatacatatataaaatgaatgcacAATAGTAAGCAACATATTCTGGCCAAAGCTTTGGGTGGCCAGCCCAGGGGCTTCTGCTCCTCTGCTGCAAAATGGAGACAGATTAGTCTTTTGGGCAATCAGACCTTTCTAGTATTCTGTTGCTCAATGGGTCTATTACAAGAGAAATATCCCAACGAGCCCATATTCACTATGGATGACTCTGCTGAGCAGGCGCAGTCTCCATAGCATGCATAAAAAAGCGCtatgtgcctttaagacacagagcaccgggatatgatgtcataacccggcGTCAAGCAGGGCAGATGGCTGGTGGCACAGACTAGGGCAGCACCCAAGATAAATACAACATCATGGACAGTTGGTATAGTGCATTGAGGATTTGTACATTTAACATGTTAATTCTAAACTGCAACTCCTCATGCAAAAACATCAGTGAAAAACCAACTCGCAATAGGACTATACCATTTTATACCATACCTCTTACAGAGTATAGCCTATGGAGAACCTTGAACAATTATGTTCTTTTTAACCAGTTCAAGTTAAATTGACAGCGCAATTCTTGTTAATTACAGTAGTTGCTCTTCCTGCTGCCCAGATGGACATCAACATATACTCACCACAATGCACCAGAAATGAATGAGCATTTCCATTATATCAGGAAGCAAGCCAGGACATCATTTTGCATTAGGCCTAAAGAGTCTTTTGACTCTGCTGCAGTATGCACTCCTGATTCAGATATTCATCTATGCAGCTGATCCTCAAGAGGGTACAGGGAGAAGAGAATGTGAGCTGCTCTTAAGAGAAATGTAGCTGCGGTTTATGACTGTGCTCACATGCTTTATTTCTGACATGGCTGACTCCACCAGAAGATGGTGTTACAGAGGATGTGTCCTGATTATGAAATATCGATGTTATTGTTCTGCTTCCGCCTCAGCATTGCTCTGTTGGATGTTGTTCTCCTTGAGAGACAGTATGGAAAGTGTAACTCAATCATAATGTTGTACTGTATTTCATTATCCATTCATGTTAAGCAGTGATACTTTTGAGATGTGTCTTGTGAGAAACAACCTGAAACTATTAAGAAACATTTAGGTTGTCTTTGCTGCTTTCTATTACTGCACGCAAGTTCTACATTATCCCTTATTAAATAGGACTAGGGGTTCTTAGTTGTACCAGATGAAATTAAAGTACAACAGGGTTTTTAACCCACTTTCAAGTTGAAATGAAACATACCTCTTTACATAACTAAAGATAatagaaacataacattttaaaacagataAGAACtgttcggcccgtctagtctgcctgttcttTATGCTggaaagacttaaaccttaatcagtcctttgtTTCGTCTTAGTTTCAGAACAGCCATACCTCTACCACATGCATGTTCaagttccctcactgtattaaccctcACTAagtctgctgggaggttgttttTCACAACACCCGCTAGAAGTGCAATAAACACTTGAACATTGACATGAATAAACCGAGATGCTTCAGCTAGtagaataaaattaatttcttatGTAATATACAGTAGTGAAGCAATATTAAAcgtgtttttacatttaaatttcatgcattaacagaaaaaaatactacttgGGAAGGCTTTGTCCCTTCCAATAgatttgtgtatattttcaCACTAAAAAAGCAGTTTTGTATCAATGTTCACCCAAAGGAACTACATTATGGAACTGGATAAAACCAGTATTAAAACCTGAATGCAGTTAGTTCCTTCAGTGAATGGGTATACAAGCTAGGAGTTTTAATGACATTGTTTGCCACCATCTAGTGTCCATTTATGAGACTGCACTTTGCCCATGACTACCATACAATAACAATTATCTAACTCTTGTTAGTGGTTTTGGTATTAAAAGACCTGAGGGGGGCTTTCCATTCACTTCAAGTTCAACCTTCAGGGTCTTTTGTACAATATGGTACATTGTACATTATGGCTGTAGGAGGCCAGAGGggatcatatatattatactatatggacaaaaatattgggacacatcttttaattattacattttgggTGTTTCAGTCAGAACCATTGCCACAGAAGAATGAAATCCAGCACCTCGGCATGCAgggaaacatttgtgaaaaaatgggtcgttctgaGGACCCTAGTGACCTttacaataagtcagtttgtgaaagttCATCTCTGCTAGATATTCAACCGTCAGCTGtcagtggtattattggaaaatagaagcatttaggaacagcagcaataaagccacaaagcagaagaccacgtaaagtcacagagcggggtcaccgagtgctgaggcGCATAGTGCATAAAAATtgccaacgctctgctgattccatagctgaacaGCTCCAAACTTGAgctccactggcattaatatcgacacaaaagcagaaggcttcatgGAATGCGTTTCCATAGCAAAGCAGCTGCaggcaagcctcacatcacaaAGTACAATACCAAACATCAGATCGAGTGGTATAAAGCATGCggccactggactctggtgcAGTGGAACAGTGTTCTGTGGGGtcacgggttcaccaagagagccgtagtaactcccagagatcacccagtatcctcctgttgtccctgtaataacttccagcaccatCCAGGATGCACTTCTTAGAACCCTGCTATGTATACCCAATAAGtaacacaactaccttgaattgagtacagcaggaatgaacattttattgttgtaaaacatagactcatataacCACAGAagttaattaatataaattaacattgataaacaggtacatgtagacaacccaacctttaatcccctgacagtaatcctattgatgggattaattaaacaatggagttcctacctgtgctatctttgtttgacagccaggctggagccatctctgactaccttggggccctgtatgacaggtcattctgtcacagtgacaaatcacacttctctgtttggcagtctgatgggtgagtctgggtttggtagttgcctgactgcattgtgccaactctAAAGTAGggtggaggaaggataatggtatggggcagTTTTCAGGGGTTtggctaggccccttacttccagtgaagggaaatcttaatgcttcaggaTACCAAGACagtttggacaatgctatgcctcagtagcgtacctagcagggggcggaggggtgccaacttgccggcacccctccagagacggacagtaatgtaatggaggagcaggttcgcaagggagTGATATTcaaggtctttaacagacctctgataccgctcccttgcaattcgcacggcaactgctgctgtgtgccagggtttgttgtcagatcccggcgcacaacactgaagccgcgcccaccgccgtccgtgccctctggaCCTctgagaaaagaggaaaggtaggaaagcattcaatgagagtgacagtgagagtggattggtatgtgtggattagtatgtgtggattagtatgtgtggattggtatatgtgtggattggtaaatgtggattggtaaatgtggattggtatgtgtggattggtatgtgtggattagtatttgtggattggtatgtgtggatcggtatgtgtggatcggtatgtgtggatcagtatgTGTGGATCGGTAAGTGTGGATCGGTAAGTGCGGAtcggtatgtgtggattggtaagtgtggattggtaaatgtgtggattggtaaatgtgtgagagtgatgggtgtaatgctgtaccatttccaatgtctttttcattatataattatgctctaaaagtacatcataactcccatcactctatactgttccatacagtggcagagctgggagacagaggccttgcacccccaccgcaggagtcctgaaaggtaagtgaacttcaaaggggggagagggtagatagttaggaggaggtagatagggagaagggagtgagaaggggtagatagggcagaagggggtgagaagggggtagatagggcagaaaggagtgagaatgggtagatcgAAAAGGAGGGAggaaggagggtagcaagaatattgaaataaagggtcagaatgagagagagaaaatgaatggattaatgtgtggatgaattgtgtgaatgagtgagagaattaatgaatttgtgagaatgcatcaatgaatatgtgtaaataat encodes:
- the LY86 gene encoding lymphocyte antigen 86 isoform X1 → MGNVLAFVFSLCLLCPGEMKEWPTHSICKSEHLELYYRSCDPFQDYGVSISPCDIYSHERYNMQLGLILRHNINTLRVNMKLFRYGIYILDYGQPICEIDDQRFSFCGRKKGEFVYIDHPFSIPLKSLPKGEYLIEMELFGEDKNISCVNLTLLAT